A single genomic interval of Natronoarchaeum philippinense harbors:
- a CDS encoding SDR family NAD(P)-dependent oxidoreductase: MTNSRFTIDGSTAVVTGASSGIGKAIAERFAADGADVVVCSREQDNVDPVAEAINERDGGEAVAVECDVTDRDAVDALVETTVERFGGLDVLVNNAGASFMANFEDISPNGWQKIVDINLTGTYHCTQAAEDELKDGGGVVINLSSEAGQDGAPFMSHYAAAKAAVINLTTTLGHEWAADGVRVNCIAPGYVATPGVASQMGVTAEEIDRAEVDRTIGLSEEIADIAQFLASPASSYIVGETIRAAGAPDIMKTPNS; this comes from the coding sequence GTGACGAACAGTCGGTTCACCATCGACGGATCGACGGCCGTCGTCACGGGAGCGTCCAGCGGTATCGGGAAGGCGATCGCCGAGCGGTTCGCCGCCGACGGCGCCGACGTAGTCGTCTGCTCGCGCGAGCAGGACAACGTCGATCCGGTCGCCGAGGCGATCAACGAGCGCGACGGCGGCGAGGCCGTCGCCGTCGAGTGCGACGTGACCGACCGGGACGCCGTCGACGCGCTCGTCGAGACGACCGTCGAGCGCTTCGGCGGGCTGGACGTGCTCGTCAACAACGCCGGCGCCTCCTTCATGGCGAACTTCGAGGACATCAGCCCCAACGGCTGGCAGAAGATCGTCGACATCAACCTTACGGGGACGTACCACTGTACCCAAGCCGCCGAAGACGAGCTCAAGGACGGCGGCGGCGTCGTGATCAACCTCTCCAGCGAGGCCGGCCAAGACGGCGCCCCCTTCATGAGCCACTACGCCGCCGCGAAGGCGGCCGTGATCAACCTCACGACGACGCTTGGCCACGAGTGGGCCGCCGACGGCGTCCGCGTCAACTGCATCGCGCCGGGCTACGTCGCAACTCCCGGCGTCGCATCGCAGATGGGCGTCACCGCCGAGGAGATCGACCGCGCCGAGGTCGACCGCACGATCGGTCTGAGCGAGGAGATCGCAGACATCGCGCAGTTCCTCGCCAGCCCCGCGTCGTCGTATATCGTCGGCGAAACGATCCGCGCGGCCGGCGCGCCCGACATCATGAAGACGCCGAACTCATGA
- a CDS encoding TIGR04024 family LLM class F420-dependent oxidoreductase, producing the protein MTGANSTADRELHLPVAAQDGVDALAGMTSRAEERGYERAWLPETWGRDAASTLGVVAERTETIELGTSIANVYSRSPALLGQTAATLQEITDGRFRLGIGPSGPAVIEGWHGADFERPLRRTRETVDIIRKVVGGEPVEYDGDIFTLSGFRLRFEPPETPPPIDVAGLGPKSVELAGRFADGWHATTFTAEGLEERLDDLRRGAELGDRDPDDVRVTLSLPACALDDGEEARRITAQHLAFYVGGMGTYYRDSLARQGHEELATDIASAWASGDRDRAVDLVAENVLDDMAAAGTPEQARERVAAFESIDGLDAVALAFPRAADRDQIDATIDALAPEA; encoded by the coding sequence ATGACGGGAGCAAACTCGACCGCCGACCGAGAGCTTCACCTGCCCGTGGCCGCACAGGACGGCGTCGACGCCCTCGCCGGGATGACGAGTCGCGCCGAGGAGCGAGGCTACGAGCGCGCGTGGCTCCCCGAGACGTGGGGCCGGGACGCCGCCTCGACGCTCGGCGTCGTCGCCGAGCGCACCGAGACGATCGAACTCGGCACCAGCATCGCTAACGTCTACTCGCGCTCGCCAGCGCTACTTGGCCAGACCGCGGCGACGCTCCAAGAGATCACCGACGGGCGATTCCGCCTCGGAATCGGACCGAGCGGCCCCGCCGTGATCGAGGGCTGGCACGGCGCCGACTTCGAGCGCCCGCTCCGGCGCACGCGCGAGACGGTCGATATCATCCGCAAGGTCGTCGGCGGCGAGCCCGTCGAGTACGACGGCGACATCTTCACGCTCTCGGGCTTTCGGCTTCGCTTCGAGCCGCCCGAGACGCCGCCGCCGATCGACGTGGCCGGACTCGGTCCCAAATCGGTCGAACTCGCCGGGCGATTCGCAGACGGCTGGCACGCGACGACGTTCACCGCCGAGGGGCTCGAAGAACGACTCGACGACTTGCGTCGAGGCGCCGAACTCGGCGACCGCGACCCGGACGACGTGCGCGTGACGCTTTCCCTGCCGGCCTGCGCGCTCGACGATGGCGAAGAGGCCCGTCGGATCACCGCCCAGCATCTGGCCTTCTACGTCGGCGGCATGGGCACGTACTACCGGGATTCGCTTGCCAGACAGGGCCACGAGGAGTTGGCGACCGACATCGCGTCGGCGTGGGCCAGCGGCGACCGCGACCGCGCGGTCGATCTCGTCGCCGAGAACGTGCTCGACGACATGGCGGCCGCCGGGACGCCCGAGCAGGCCCGGGAGCGAGTGGCCGCCTTCGAGTCGATCGACGGGCTCGACGCCGTCGCGCTGGCGTTCCCGCGGGCGGCCGACCGCGACCAGATCGACGCCACGATCGACGCGCTTGCCCCCGAGGCGTAG
- a CDS encoding quinone oxidoreductase family protein: MLVVEATEYGDAEALEAVEREIPDPGPEQVRIEIEAAGINFADIMQRRGKYLGGPEPPYVPGMEAAGRIDATGDRVNLNEGDRVVAMVDTGAYGEYVLANPQSLFPIPDGMGFDEAAGFPVQFLTAHGCLFGWGGLEEGERVLIQAASGGVGTAAVQLASAAGAEVFGTASTQAKLDRAADLGCDHPINYVEEDFVEEIDELTDGEGVDLVLDGVGGDVFHDSLDALAPFGRVVTYGAASGDTASVDTGRLLFENKTVIGYHLGRAMRHDPGRVLEAVPELTQQLTDGDLEVIVGESFALEDAAEAHQYIEDRKSSGKVVLHP, translated from the coding sequence ATGCTAGTTGTCGAGGCGACCGAGTACGGCGACGCAGAGGCGCTCGAAGCGGTCGAGCGCGAGATTCCCGACCCCGGGCCCGAACAGGTCCGAATCGAGATCGAGGCCGCCGGAATCAACTTCGCTGATATCATGCAGCGCCGGGGCAAGTACCTCGGCGGTCCGGAACCCCCCTACGTCCCCGGCATGGAAGCCGCGGGCCGGATCGACGCCACGGGCGATCGGGTCAACTTAAACGAGGGCGACCGCGTCGTCGCCATGGTCGACACCGGCGCCTACGGCGAGTACGTGCTGGCCAACCCCCAATCGCTGTTCCCGATCCCCGACGGGATGGGCTTCGATGAGGCCGCGGGCTTTCCCGTCCAGTTCCTGACTGCCCACGGCTGTCTGTTCGGTTGGGGTGGCCTCGAAGAGGGCGAACGCGTGCTGATTCAGGCCGCGAGCGGCGGCGTCGGCACGGCAGCGGTCCAGCTAGCCTCGGCCGCCGGCGCCGAGGTGTTCGGCACCGCGAGCACCCAAGCAAAACTCGACCGAGCGGCCGACTTGGGCTGTGACCACCCGATCAACTACGTCGAGGAGGACTTCGTCGAGGAGATCGACGAACTGACCGACGGTGAGGGCGTTGACCTAGTACTCGACGGCGTCGGCGGCGACGTGTTCCACGACAGCCTCGACGCGTTGGCGCCGTTCGGCCGCGTCGTCACCTACGGCGCCGCCAGCGGCGACACGGCGTCTGTCGACACCGGCCGACTGCTGTTCGAGAACAAGACCGTGATCGGCTACCACCTCGGCCGCGCGATGCGCCACGACCCGGGCCGGGTGCTCGAAGCCGTCCCCGAACTCACCCAACAGCTCACCGACGGCGATCTGGAAGTGATCGTCGGCGAGTCGTTCGCGCTCGAAGACGCCGCCGAAGCCCACCAGTACATCGAGGATCGCAAGAGCAGCGGGAAAGTCGTCTTACATCCCTGA
- a CDS encoding 6-hydroxymethylpterin diphosphokinase MptE-like protein, translating to MNESDWCPIYESILQAFGFDSGADEQARDVLAELSGPFDLDLLADIDGATVAIAGAGPSLDAEVEVAREADAVVAASTAARVLGERGVEIDLMVTDLDGAPETAVELSRAGTPVTVHAHGDNTDALREYVPQFDGDYLLPTTQAESVDHVRNFGGFTDGDRAAFLADELGAARLTFLGWDFDDPAVDPMKAEKLRWAGRLLYRLERDRGERFDVLDGRREEIEPV from the coding sequence GTGAACGAGAGCGACTGGTGTCCGATCTACGAGTCGATTCTGCAGGCGTTCGGGTTCGACAGCGGCGCCGACGAGCAGGCCAGAGACGTGCTCGCGGAGCTTTCCGGACCGTTCGATCTGGACCTGCTGGCCGATATCGACGGCGCGACGGTCGCCATCGCGGGCGCCGGGCCGTCGCTCGACGCCGAAGTCGAGGTCGCGCGCGAGGCCGACGCCGTCGTCGCCGCGTCGACGGCCGCCCGAGTGCTCGGCGAGCGCGGCGTCGAGATCGATCTGATGGTGACAGATCTCGACGGCGCGCCCGAGACGGCGGTCGAACTCTCGCGCGCAGGCACGCCCGTGACGGTCCACGCCCACGGCGACAACACCGACGCACTACGTGAGTACGTCCCGCAGTTCGACGGCGACTACCTGCTGCCGACGACCCAGGCCGAATCCGTCGACCACGTCCGGAACTTCGGCGGCTTCACCGACGGCGACCGGGCGGCGTTTCTCGCGGACGAACTCGGGGCCGCCCGGCTGACGTTTCTCGGCTGGGACTTCGACGATCCCGCGGTCGATCCGATGAAAGCCGAGAAACTGCGCTGGGCCGGGCGCCTGCTCTATCGGCTCGAACGAGATCGTGGCGAGCGCTTCGACGTGCTCGACGGGCGGCGCGAGGAGATCGAGCCGGTCTGA
- the folP gene encoding dihydropteroate synthase encodes MQTVDAAGLGIGDDHPPRIMGVLNVSEESPYDPSVYDDPGEAAAYVDEELIDEGADIVDVGLESANKRYDVLSAEEELDRLHVAVETIESVSGDAVFSIETRYAEVAEAALDAGFDMVNDICGFADPAMPEICREYDVAVAKMASPPDLSRPGAISDVDWAERKSSEWAERADYVDRLYEALGQNGLTDKTIVDPAFGGWSEHKTLDHDRETFERLREFRGFGQPMLVSINRKNFLGEVAGRDTDERLPVSLAATAMAVERGAHVIRTHDVRETRDAALIGDRFAPELASASAGDVTVAELDVRTADEARRHLDRIGGEAELSDGVAARTFEVEGLDPTGRDRLVDAASEAGALAVPGERATLLSGSPAALARVAASVGDESGNKSLRESETAENDLSSLLETLLQ; translated from the coding sequence ATGCAAACCGTCGACGCCGCCGGACTGGGCATCGGGGACGATCACCCGCCGCGGATCATGGGCGTGTTAAACGTCAGCGAGGAGTCGCCGTACGACCCGAGCGTCTACGACGACCCCGGCGAGGCCGCAGCCTACGTCGACGAGGAACTGATCGACGAGGGCGCCGACATCGTCGACGTGGGGCTCGAATCCGCGAACAAGCGCTACGACGTGCTCAGCGCCGAGGAGGAACTCGACAGGCTCCACGTCGCCGTCGAGACGATCGAGAGCGTCAGCGGCGACGCCGTCTTCTCGATCGAAACGCGGTACGCAGAGGTCGCCGAAGCCGCGTTAGACGCCGGCTTCGACATGGTAAACGACATCTGCGGGTTCGCCGACCCGGCGATGCCCGAGATATGTCGGGAGTACGATGTCGCCGTCGCCAAGATGGCGAGCCCGCCGGACCTCTCGCGGCCGGGCGCGATCTCGGATGTCGATTGGGCCGAGCGCAAGTCCTCCGAGTGGGCCGAGCGCGCCGACTACGTCGACCGGCTCTACGAGGCGCTCGGGCAGAACGGCCTGACGGACAAGACGATCGTCGACCCGGCCTTCGGCGGCTGGAGCGAGCACAAGACGCTCGACCACGACCGCGAGACGTTCGAGCGCCTCCGGGAGTTCCGCGGGTTCGGCCAGCCGATGCTCGTCTCGATCAACCGGAAGAACTTCCTCGGCGAGGTCGCAGGACGAGACACCGACGAGCGCCTGCCGGTCAGCCTCGCGGCGACGGCGATGGCCGTCGAGCGCGGCGCCCACGTGATCCGAACCCACGACGTGCGCGAGACCCGAGACGCCGCGCTGATCGGCGACCGGTTCGCTCCCGAACTGGCGTCGGCGTCGGCCGGCGACGTGACGGTCGCAGAGCTCGACGTTCGGACGGCGGACGAAGCACGGCGCCATCTCGACCGAATCGGCGGCGAAGCGGAGCTTTCCGACGGCGTCGCCGCCCGTACGTTCGAGGTAGAGGGGCTCGATCCCACCGGACGGGATCGGCTCGTCGACGCGGCGAGCGAGGCCGGCGCGCTGGCGGTGCCGGGCGAGCGGGCGACACTGCTCTCGGGATCGCCCGCCGCGCTCGCTCGCGTGGCGGCGTCGGTCGGCGATGAATCGGGCAACAAATCGCTAAGAGAGTCTGAAACAGCTGAAAACGATCTCTCATCTCTCCTCGAAACACTACTACAGTAA
- a CDS encoding GNAT family N-acetyltransferase, with protein sequence MSVLRTAGYSIRRFRPADRESAPKLFERLSGGDAARFEWKFEQNPTVDHVPVYVAERRDQIVGAASLWPLRLRLGDVTRLALQPCDAVVRRDYRGRGLEDLLFAEAIEDYRGDGAVCIDFRPTPIDDADDWTAIDQLSTYYRIHDPGRLFGVGGPLAAAGRLAVRSYHAACDRIAPSTAPLSVDRYETIPPETFASLYRRSVPAAIHALRDEAFYRWRYRNPDWEYEAYLARRDGEPVAGAVVASRRTGNSSVVRIVDRVPLVLADGDAEAALLDAVVTAHADAGAVAVHQDTFTHRTLSRFGFQRDDAVPLASAGRATTVAVRSSRPSDATSIGDYDLTDADDWLVGFAERHPY encoded by the coding sequence ATGAGCGTACTGCGAACCGCCGGGTACTCGATCCGGCGCTTTCGCCCCGCGGACCGCGAGTCGGCGCCGAAACTGTTCGAGCGCCTGTCCGGTGGCGACGCCGCGCGCTTCGAGTGGAAGTTCGAGCAGAATCCGACCGTCGATCACGTGCCGGTGTACGTCGCCGAGCGCCGTGATCAGATCGTCGGCGCGGCGTCGCTGTGGCCGCTGCGTCTGCGCCTCGGCGACGTGACCCGACTCGCGCTCCAGCCCTGCGACGCCGTCGTCCGTCGAGACTATCGCGGGCGGGGGCTGGAAGACCTGCTGTTCGCCGAAGCAATCGAGGACTACCGCGGCGACGGGGCAGTCTGTATCGACTTTCGGCCGACCCCGATCGACGACGCCGACGACTGGACCGCGATCGACCAGCTCTCGACGTACTACCGGATTCACGATCCCGGCCGGCTGTTCGGCGTCGGCGGCCCGCTCGCGGCCGCCGGCCGCCTCGCCGTGCGGAGCTATCACGCCGCGTGCGATCGGATCGCGCCCTCGACCGCGCCGCTCTCGGTCGACCGCTACGAGACCATCCCGCCCGAGACGTTTGCGTCCCTCTACCGGCGCAGCGTCCCCGCGGCCATCCACGCGCTCCGCGACGAGGCGTTCTACCGCTGGCGCTACCGCAACCCCGACTGGGAGTACGAGGCGTATCTCGCGCGCCGGGACGGCGAGCCGGTCGCGGGCGCCGTCGTGGCGTCCCGGCGGACCGGCAACAGCTCGGTCGTCCGAATCGTCGACCGGGTGCCGCTCGTGCTCGCCGACGGCGACGCCGAGGCGGCGCTGCTCGATGCCGTCGTCACGGCGCACGCGGACGCCGGCGCCGTCGCGGTCCATCAGGACACGTTCACCCACCGAACGCTCTCGCGCTTTGGTTTCCAGCGCGACGACGCCGTCCCGCTGGCCAGCGCGGGCCGGGCGACGACCGTCGCGGTTCGGTCGTCTCGACCGAGCGACGCGACCTCGATCGGGGACTACGATCTGACCGACGCCGACGACTGGCTGGTCGGGTTCGCCGAGCGCCATCCCTACTGA
- a CDS encoding RNA methyltransferase, producing the protein MTDGTADGGTASERTPPAVAVVDAQTPGNVGTIARAMKNFGFEDLKLVDPPELDRDSEAYGFAGQAREDILPNADTVSLEHLAENYHTVALTATTNEDARKHVRFPFSTPAELSDRLATVDAPTCLVFGREDVGLTNDELAMLDEICSIPASDEYPVLNLGQAATITLYELRNLALEETQLPDVETERADEPVVERLHDQFGDLLGAIDHPEEKRPKTRRLFRRLVGRAHPTDREARTLLGIFRRASAHLDFYADDADATDAADDDADAAASDAED; encoded by the coding sequence ATGACTGACGGGACAGCCGACGGCGGAACGGCGTCGGAGCGAACCCCGCCAGCGGTCGCCGTCGTCGATGCCCAGACGCCGGGCAACGTCGGCACCATCGCGCGAGCGATGAAGAACTTCGGCTTCGAGGACCTGAAACTGGTCGATCCGCCGGAACTGGACCGGGACAGCGAGGCCTACGGCTTCGCCGGACAGGCCCGCGAGGACATCCTGCCGAACGCAGACACCGTCTCGCTGGAACACCTCGCCGAGAACTACCACACCGTCGCGCTGACCGCGACGACCAACGAGGACGCCCGAAAGCACGTCCGATTCCCGTTCTCGACGCCGGCCGAACTGTCCGATCGGCTCGCCACCGTCGACGCCCCGACCTGTCTGGTGTTCGGCCGGGAGGACGTGGGGCTGACCAACGACGAGCTTGCGATGCTCGACGAGATCTGTTCGATCCCCGCCAGCGACGAGTACCCCGTCCTCAATCTCGGGCAGGCCGCGACGATCACGCTGTACGAGCTTCGGAACCTCGCACTCGAAGAGACACAGCTTCCCGATGTGGAGACCGAACGCGCCGACGAGCCGGTCGTCGAGCGCCTTCACGACCAGTTCGGCGACCTCCTCGGTGCGATCGACCACCCCGAGGAAAAGCGGCCCAAGACACGGCGGCTGTTCCGCCGACTCGTCGGGCGAGCACATCCCACCGACCGCGAGGCGCGCACGCTGCTCGGCATCTTCCGACGCGCGAGCGCGCATCTTGATTTCTACGCCGACGACGCCGACGCGACCGATGCTGCTGACGACGACGCGGACGCCGCGGCGTCGGACGCCGAGGACTAA
- a CDS encoding DMT family transporter gives MRTFESVPTAFRNAVLFSLLALSWGGSFVAIEIGLEHVPPLLFAGLRYALAGAIVLGYAAVVTDRFRPTGRDEWLAVLVAGVFVIALYHGLLYLGEQYVSGAVAATVVSTSPILTVAFAGTILPSERLSAVSIVGFVLGLVGVGLVVQPSQSALTSEVTVGVGLVFASAAAFALGSVLVRPIDAGLPIETLQAWSMLIGAGVLLGWALVSGESVAAIELTATAVLSYGYLTIVSGVVAFLLYFELLDRSGAIQVNLVGYAEPVVAIGVSWLLLGSVVDATTVLGLLTIAAGFGLIKRESIRALAGSVLTSGDGGTFGDSSHTAARTDGGQSAGDERVQPCDD, from the coding sequence ATGAGAACGTTCGAATCTGTGCCTACTGCATTCCGCAATGCAGTGCTGTTTTCGTTGCTCGCTCTCTCTTGGGGCGGCTCGTTCGTGGCTATCGAGATCGGGTTAGAACACGTTCCACCGCTGCTGTTCGCGGGGTTGCGATACGCGCTTGCGGGCGCGATCGTGCTCGGCTACGCCGCGGTCGTCACCGATCGGTTCCGACCGACCGGCCGGGACGAGTGGCTGGCAGTGCTGGTCGCGGGCGTCTTCGTCATCGCGCTCTACCACGGCCTGCTGTACCTCGGCGAGCAGTACGTCTCGGGTGCCGTCGCGGCGACCGTCGTCAGCACGTCACCGATCCTCACCGTCGCCTTCGCGGGGACGATCCTTCCGAGCGAGCGCCTGAGCGCCGTCAGCATCGTCGGCTTCGTGCTCGGACTGGTCGGCGTCGGGCTGGTCGTCCAGCCCTCGCAATCGGCGCTGACTTCGGAGGTGACCGTCGGCGTCGGGCTGGTGTTCGCGTCTGCGGCCGCCTTCGCGCTCGGGAGCGTGCTCGTCCGTCCGATCGACGCCGGGCTACCGATCGAGACCCTGCAGGCGTGGTCGATGCTTATCGGCGCCGGCGTCCTGTTGGGGTGGGCGCTCGTCAGCGGCGAGTCCGTGGCTGCGATCGAACTGACGGCGACAGCCGTCCTGTCGTACGGCTACCTGACGATCGTCTCGGGCGTCGTCGCCTTCCTGCTGTACTTCGAGCTGCTCGACCGGAGCGGCGCGATACAGGTCAACCTCGTCGGCTACGCCGAGCCCGTCGTTGCGATCGGCGTCAGTTGGCTGTTGCTCGGCTCCGTCGTCGACGCGACGACGGTGCTCGGGCTCCTGACGATCGCAGCCGGCTTCGGCCTCATCAAACGAGAGTCGATCCGCGCGCTGGCCGGGTCGGTACTCACCTCAGGCGACGGTGGGACGTTCGGCGACAGCAGCCACACCGCAGCCCGAACTGACGGCGGTCAGTCGGCCGGCGACGAACGCGTCCAGCCCTGTGACGATTAG
- a CDS encoding Lrp/AsnC family transcriptional regulator — protein MDERDVRLLKAIAELGTGSPERLHEETGIPVSTIHYRLSNLREEGVIENDRYEIDLDELGLGVTVLIEVHADYDGPYESFADRLVDVEGVTNVYFTMGETDFIVVARLSSSQTVERLIADFEQIEGVDRTDSTFVISAIEERDALQSYSLDTLLDELVE, from the coding sequence ATGGACGAACGCGACGTGCGACTCTTGAAAGCGATCGCCGAGCTCGGAACGGGAAGCCCTGAGCGGCTCCACGAGGAGACCGGCATCCCCGTCTCGACGATCCACTACCGGCTCTCGAACCTCCGGGAAGAGGGTGTCATCGAGAACGACCGCTACGAGATCGACCTCGACGAACTCGGGCTCGGCGTCACGGTGCTGATCGAGGTCCACGCCGACTACGATGGACCCTACGAGAGCTTCGCGGACCGCCTCGTCGACGTCGAGGGCGTGACCAACGTCTACTTCACGATGGGTGAGACGGACTTCATCGTCGTCGCACGACTGAGCAGCAGCCAGACGGTCGAGCGACTGATCGCCGATTTCGAGCAGATAGAGGGCGTCGACCGGACGGATTCGACGTTCGTCATCTCGGCGATCGAGGAACGAGACGCCCTGCAGAGTTACAGTCTCGACACGCTGCTCGACGAACTGGTCGAGTGA
- the gatE gene encoding Glu-tRNA(Gln) amidotransferase subunit GatE, translated as MTDYDYEELGLVAGLEIHQQLDTEAKLFCGCPTELREPEEAERRFTRYLHPTKSELGEIDDAALEESQVDREFEYLAYDTTCLVEEDDEPPHRLDEEALEVSLEIAQLLDMTPIDQAHVMRKIVVDGSNTSGFQRTTKLAADGEISTEEGPVGIEDLMLEEESAQRVEETDDGVRFSLDRLGIPLVEIGTKPDIRTPQQARDAAERIGMLLRSTGQVKRGLGTIRQDVNISIAEGARVELKGVQSLDDIDDIVRNEAQRQVELLEIKDELEARDASVGDVQDVTDVFADTDSGVIRGALDSGGKVTAVPLYGFDGLVGTEIQPDRRLGTEFSDHAKRHGAGGIFHTDELPAYGVTEEEVAALRDAVGAGDEDAVAIVAADAEVAENAIEAAAERAETALEGVPEETRGANEDGTSEYLRPLPGAARMYPETDVPPVDPDIEAVEEPELLTEKVERYQEEYDLGAGLAEQVAYGRRMVLFEDLVGQGIDATLAAQTLESTLTALRRDDVPVENLTDAHLRGAIVLVDDGEVPNEGMEDLLTALAETPDLTAEEAVEAEDLGGVDESEVREAVVEVVERNDDQVAEEGMGAFSGLMGECMGALRGKADGDLVSELLREEIQKRA; from the coding sequence CACCCCACGAAATCCGAGCTGGGCGAGATCGACGACGCCGCCTTAGAGGAGAGTCAGGTCGACCGCGAGTTCGAGTACCTCGCGTACGACACGACCTGCCTCGTCGAGGAGGACGACGAGCCGCCCCATCGGCTCGACGAGGAGGCACTGGAAGTCTCCTTAGAGATCGCCCAACTGCTCGATATGACGCCGATCGATCAGGCCCACGTGATGCGCAAGATCGTCGTCGACGGGTCGAACACGTCGGGGTTCCAGCGTACCACCAAGCTCGCCGCCGACGGCGAGATCAGTACGGAAGAGGGGCCGGTCGGCATCGAGGACCTGATGCTCGAAGAGGAAAGCGCCCAGCGCGTCGAAGAAACCGACGACGGCGTGCGCTTCAGCCTCGACCGGCTCGGCATCCCGCTGGTCGAGATCGGCACCAAGCCCGACATCCGGACGCCCCAGCAGGCCCGCGACGCCGCCGAGCGCATCGGCATGCTGTTGCGCTCGACCGGGCAGGTAAAGCGCGGCCTCGGCACGATTCGGCAGGACGTGAATATCTCGATCGCCGAGGGCGCCCGCGTCGAGCTGAAGGGCGTCCAAAGTCTGGACGACATCGACGACATCGTCCGCAACGAGGCCCAGCGGCAGGTCGAGCTGCTGGAGATCAAAGATGAATTGGAGGCCCGCGATGCGAGCGTCGGCGACGTACAGGACGTGACCGACGTGTTCGCCGACACCGACAGCGGCGTCATCCGGGGCGCGCTCGATTCAGGAGGTAAGGTCACCGCCGTCCCGCTGTACGGCTTCGACGGCCTCGTCGGCACCGAGATCCAGCCCGACCGCCGGCTGGGCACCGAGTTCTCCGATCACGCCAAGCGACACGGCGCCGGCGGCATCTTCCACACCGACGAGCTACCGGCCTACGGCGTCACCGAGGAGGAAGTCGCGGCGCTGCGCGACGCCGTCGGCGCGGGCGACGAAGATGCGGTCGCCATCGTCGCTGCCGACGCCGAGGTCGCGGAGAACGCGATCGAGGCCGCCGCCGAGCGCGCCGAGACGGCGTTAGAGGGCGTCCCCGAGGAGACCCGCGGCGCCAACGAGGACGGCACCTCCGAGTACCTCCGGCCGCTGCCCGGCGCCGCGCGGATGTACCCCGAGACGGACGTGCCGCCGGTCGACCCCGACATCGAGGCCGTCGAGGAGCCCGAGCTCCTGACCGAGAAGGTCGAGCGCTATCAAGAGGAGTACGACCTCGGCGCCGGCCTCGCCGAGCAGGTCGCCTACGGCCGTCGGATGGTGCTGTTCGAGGATCTCGTCGGACAGGGAATCGACGCGACGCTGGCCGCCCAGACGCTCGAATCGACGCTGACCGCGCTCCGGCGCGACGACGTGCCCGTCGAGAACCTCACCGACGCGCACCTGCGCGGTGCGATCGTCCTCGTCGACGACGGCGAGGTCCCCAACGAGGGCATGGAGGATCTGCTGACGGCGCTGGCCGAAACTCCCGATCTCACCGCCGAGGAAGCGGTCGAAGCGGAGGATCTTGGCGGCGTCGACGAGAGCGAGGTCCGAGAAGCCGTCGTCGAAGTCGTCGAACGCAACGACGACCAAGTCGCCGAGGAAGGCATGGGCGCCTTCTCCGGGCTGATGGGCGAGTGCATGGGCGCGCTGCGCGGGAAGGCCGACGGCGACCTCGTGAGCGAACTGCTCCGCGAGGAGATCCAAAAGCGCGCCTGA